The DNA segment GTCATCCTTCTAAAAATGTATGTCTTCCCAAGTTAAACTTCCACAGAAATTTTAAGATCCTCCCATATCACTCTGAGCAAAACTAAAAATGCCCTCAAGTACTTTTGTTGAATTGCACAAATTTGGGCACTGTATATTTTCTTCTCACAGatttcatttttcatagaacttccCGTTAAAATATGAcaggaagtaggagttcccgttgtggctcagtgggtaatgaatccaactaggaaccatgaagttgtgggtttgatccttggcctcactcagtgggttaaggatccggcattgccgtgagctgtgatatagttctcagatgcggctcagatctgtcattgctatggctctggtaaaggacagcagcaacagctctgattagacccctagccttggaacctccatatgccatgggtgtggccctagaaaatacaaaaatatatatatatatatatgacaggaAGCACAGTAGAACTCTTTGATGTTAAATATTAGACTCTATTCACTTTCAGTAGGTGTATAACCCTCATACATTCATAAATTCATACTCAGTATAGCTCCACTCATCTACTCTTCACTGTGGCCAGTATTTGAAAGTCACTATTTTCAGCACAAGTGATATGAAAGTGAtcatagagtttatttttttattttttatcttttattatctcttcagggccacacccaggctaagggtttaatcggagctaaagctgccagcctatgcaggagctgcagcaacaccagatctgagtagcatctgtgacctacacaataggtcacagcaatgccagatccttaactcactgagtgaggccgaggatctaatctgcaacctcatggttcctagctggattagtttgtgctgtgccatgactggaactccgaTCATACAGTTTATTGTACACTGTTGCTAgtctaataattaaaaacagaattaaaattgTGATTTATATTATTCACTTGTGAATTGGTATTTTTCAATTACACTTAAATAATTGCAGATTTTGGCACCAAAATTTTGTAATGTTagaaggttttttggtttggttcatCATGAAGCAAATGTTAATAGGAACAAATGACAATTTCATTCAACTCTAATAACTGATTTTTTCCCTCCAAGAGAGAAGAAGTAGGATTAGAGGAATTCTTTAACTTACTTAATAATACATTGTTTTTGATAGCCAAAAGGTATCTGGATAACTAATGAAAcatttttgatttccttcatctgGGAGGAAGAAACCAGTCAAGTAAATCCTCTTAATTGACAACTATAAATAATCTCTGATAGCTGACCAGATAGTCTCTTGTGAAATAGGACACACAGAGGAtgttatttgaagaaattatgcccAGCCTATTGAATCTCTAAGCAATGCTCATGGACACTTTCTGAGTAGATAAACATTgtgtaaatatctttttaaatgccCCCAGGACATCCTTGTTTCTGAGGCTGTAGATGAGAGGATTGAGCATGGGTGTGACCATGGTATAGAAAGCTGATACCACCTTGTCCTGCTCAGGGGTGTGAAATGACTGGGGCAGCACATAATTGTAGAAGGAAGCCCCATAGAAAATGCTGACCACAGTCAAGTGTGAAGAACAAGTGGCAAAGGCCTTTTTCCGGCCCTCAGCTGAGCGCATGCGGTGGACGGTTAACAAGATGAGGGTGTAGGAGGTTGAGATAATAGAGATAGGGATAAGCAGCATGAGTACACAGCAGCTGTACATCAAGGTTTCATACAAGGATGTGTCAGCACAGGCTAATCTGAGAACTGCAGGGATCTCACAGAAGAAATGGTTGATACTTCGGGAACCACAGTAGGGGAAATTCATGGTGACAGAGGTAAGCAGAAAGCCATCCAGGGATCCACCAAACCAGGCACCAGCAGCCAGAAGAAGACACACTCTGCGGTTCATCAGGACGGGGTACCTaagtgggttgcagatggccacatagcgatcataggCCATGAGACCCAATAGGAAGAACTCTGAGCCAATCATGGTCAAGTAGAGAAAGATCTGGATGCCACAGGCTACAAaggaaattttcttctctttagaaaCCATGTCCACCAGGAACTTTGGGACAGTGGTGCAAATGAATATGGTGTCCATGATGGACAGCTGGCTGAGCAGAAAGTACATGGGAGTGTGGAGGCGAGAATCCACTTTGATCAAGAATATCATGACCAAATTTGCAGTTACGGTCACcgcaaaaatagcaaaaatacctGCAAAGACAACCCCTGTAGCTTTATTGTTTACCAGAAGTCCCAGGAGGATAAAGTCAGAGGATGAGTTTCTCTTCTCCACTAACATTTTCTTTGACAGCTCCAGTACAGCAGGAAATCACAAacaccattaaagaaaaaaaaaagaaataaagaatgaaaaagaaagagagagagagagagacaaaagttTTTCtatatggcaatgtcagatccttaatgcactgagcagaTCAAGGGATCAAAtgtgcctcctcatggacactagtaagTTCTGTTTcatctgaaccacaacaggaactccaatacatccATTTCTGACACTCTCAGTTTCCAAATAAGTAGTGGTTTCTCCCCTGTATCAAGCAATCTCCAACTCTCCAGACTCTAGCTTGGAATCTTCCAACTTAAATTAATTTGCATGCTATCTGCCTGGAAATAGCCTATTTCCCCAGCAGCTTAAGGGTTCAGTCCTAGAAGTCTCACCCTACCTCAGATGCCAAAAGCAAGTATAGGTTATTACCTGTGCTTCTAAACTACCGGCTTTATACTGAAATTtctcatgccccccccccatgaaTTCAATTAATTTTCTAGAGTGTTTCCTAGaactcagtaaaatattttacatgttaaaTTGCCTGGTATATAACTCAGGAACATCCAGGTGGAAAAGATACATAAgtcaaaatgcaaataaatagaaagaggCCATTAGTCTTTGGGATTAACTAAACCCCTTAGGCTTCTCTTCTCCTTAGAGATCTAGGGGATGGGAATATAAAACTTCCAAACCCCTCATCATAGGGTTAGTTTCCAGGCTACTGGCCCCATCCTTAAGGCTTCCGTTAAGTAACTATAAATGCATAAACTTTGGCGTAGTTGgatgaaccaaaaaaaaaccctgcaaggCTCTTTTCATTTAGGAACTTCTGCAGGATTTTATGACCTCTGTGCCAGGAATGggaacaaatattatatatatacacacatatacacacatatatatttatttatatttatatatatttagagcATCACAAATAAAATTCTTAGGCTCTCTCATTGTCCTTTCAGGAGCTTTCCCattatctactttttcttttctgcatgcTTTTAGTCCAATCTAAGCAGAATGGAATGTTCTTGAGAAGCCTACATCAGACTAGGTCATTTTAAGCTCAAAACTCTACCTTCATATCCCACTTCAAGGCCCATCTTACTGTGACATTTTCACCTTCTGAAGTCATTTCCTTTGCTTCCAGTGCATTTTCTCTGGTGCTGCAGCTCTCATGACCTCCTTTCCCTGACTCTATGGGAGTCCTTGCTTCCATTCTAACCAGGCCTGAGTTTCCTCCTCACACCTGCACGGGGTCATCCTCTCATGTCTTTCAggtctttttttcaaaattcagctTATGAGAAATATCTACTCATTTAGAATTTTACacctttatattttcatattccttaaTAGTACCTGTcatacttattcattttattttgggttACTCTCCTACCCACTGGACAAAAAGATCAATATATGTAAGAAGTTTTGCCTATTTTGTTTACTctgcatttccaaaatataaagtaaaatataacacATGGTAATGTTTTTTGAGtatttaaatgaatgattaataaaaatatgtagtccatcaaatacatttttgctttttaagatgaTGCATTTttgaagttcccttcatggctcagtggttaatgaacctgtcaggaaccatgaggtcgagggttcaatcccttgctttaCTCagtgttggttaaggatcctggagccatgagctgtggtataggttgcacgtTGCTctgatactgcattgctgtgttGATGGTGTAAGCCTGTggttgtagcttggat comes from the Phacochoerus africanus isolate WHEZ1 chromosome 4, ROS_Pafr_v1, whole genome shotgun sequence genome and includes:
- the LOC125124537 gene encoding olfactory receptor 2T11-like, whose product is MLVEKRNSSSDFILLGLLVNNKATGVVFAGIFAIFAVTVTANLVMIFLIKVDSRLHTPMYFLLSQLSIMDTIFICTTVPKFLVDMVSKEKKISFVACGIQIFLYLTMIGSEFFLLGLMAYDRYVAICNPLRYPVLMNRRVCLLLAAGAWFGGSLDGFLLTSVTMNFPYCGSRSINHFFCEIPAVLRLACADTSLYETLMYSCCVLMLLIPISIISTSYTLILLTVHRMRSAEGRKKAFATCSSHLTVVSIFYGASFYNYVLPQSFHTPEQDKVVSAFYTMVTPMLNPLIYSLRNKDVLGAFKKIFTQCLSTQKVSMSIA